A section of the Saccopteryx leptura isolate mSacLep1 chromosome 4, mSacLep1_pri_phased_curated, whole genome shotgun sequence genome encodes:
- the SULT1A3 gene encoding sulfotransferase 1A3: MELVQGDYRPPLEYVKGIPIIKYFAESLGPLQSWQPRPDDLLISTYPKSGTTWVSEILDMIYHGGDLEKCHRDSILIRVPFIEFKVPGCPTGLEVLEDTPAPRLLKTHLPLALLPKGLLDQKVKVVYVARNAKDVAVSFYHFYRMAKVHPDPGTWESFLDKFMAGEVSYGSWYQHVQEWWELGRTHPVLYLFYEDIQENPKREIQKILEFVGRPLSEETVDHIVQHTSFKEMKKNPMANYTTLPVEVMDHSVSAFMRKGVTGDWKNVFTVAQNERFDAHYAKKMAGCNLNFRSEL, translated from the exons ATGGAGCTGGTCCAGGGTGACTACCGCCCGCCACTGGAATATGTGAAAGGAATCCCTATCATCAAGTACTTTGCAGAGTCTTTGGGGCCACTGCAGAGCTGGCAACCCAGGCCCGACGACCTGCTCATCAGCACATACCCCAAATCCG GCACCACCTGGGTGAGTGAGATCCTGGACATGATCTACCACGGTGGGGACCTGGAGAAGTGTCACAGAGACTCCATCCTCATCCGGGTGCCGTTCATTGAGTTCAAGGTTCCAGGGTGCCCCACAG GTCTCGAGGTTCTGGAAGACACCCCAGCCCCACGGCTCCTCAAGACACACTTGCCCCTGGCTCTGCTCCCCAAGGGCCTGCTGGATCAGAAGGTCAAG GTGGTCTATGTTGCCCGCAATGCAAAGGATGTGGCTGTCTCCTTTTACCACTTCTACCGCATGGCCAAGGTGCACCCTGACCCTGGCACCTGGGAAAGCTTCCTGGACAAGTTCATGGCTGGGGAAG TGTCCTACGGGTCCTGGTACCAGCATGTGCAGGAGTGGTGGGAGCTGGGCCGCACCCACCCTGTTCTCTACCTCTTCTACGAGGACATACAGGAG AACCCCAAAAGGGAGATTCAGAAGATTCTGGAGTTTGTGGGACGCCCCCTGTCAGAGGAAACCGTGGACCACATTGTGCAGCACACGTCATTCAAAGAGATGAAGAAGAACCCCATGGCCAACTACACCACCCTGCCCGTGGAAGTCATGGACCACAGCGTCTCTGCCTTCATGAGGAAAG GTGTCACAGGGGACTGGAAAAACGTCTTCACAGTGGCCCAGAATGAGCGCTTTGATGCCCACTATGCCAAGAAGATGGCAGGCTGCAACCTCAACTTCCGCTCAGAGCTGTGA